In one Candidatus Acidiferrales bacterium genomic region, the following are encoded:
- a CDS encoding ROK family protein, which produces MPGGAPLILGVDIGGTKVAAGLVDPRGEILVKSRAPMVSQGDAEAGLEAVVQVIEFVRTAEPSRGASFSAIGISSPGPLDPRRGIVINPPNLPCWRNFPLAEKIEQAYGVPTRIDNDANAAALAEAIWGTGRGYSSVFYATLGTGIGTGIVLDGRIYHGRTGAAAEGGHVTIDPRGPRCNCGKRGCIEALAAGPAIAQRARAKLGESRDKRSKIFDCVGGNLDLVTAEVVGAAYRSGDSLATTVLQETADLLTIWLGNVIDLLEPDVIVVGGGLGQLLASWFDYIRSQLPAWSINSRCQEIPLVGASYGEDSGIAGAAALHFSTSRT; this is translated from the coding sequence GCCGGCTTGGTAGATCCTCGCGGCGAGATCCTCGTGAAGAGTCGAGCGCCCATGGTCAGCCAAGGAGATGCCGAAGCTGGGCTGGAGGCAGTTGTGCAGGTGATCGAGTTTGTGCGCACCGCGGAGCCATCCCGGGGCGCCTCTTTTTCCGCGATTGGGATCAGCTCCCCGGGCCCGTTGGACCCGAGGCGGGGGATCGTGATCAACCCTCCCAACCTGCCTTGCTGGCGGAATTTCCCTTTGGCAGAAAAGATTGAACAGGCATACGGAGTACCCACACGCATTGACAACGACGCGAACGCGGCTGCTCTGGCCGAAGCCATCTGGGGTACGGGCAGGGGGTATAGTTCTGTGTTCTATGCCACGTTGGGTACCGGCATTGGCACGGGCATTGTGCTCGACGGCCGCATCTATCACGGGCGCACCGGCGCCGCCGCCGAAGGCGGTCACGTTACGATTGACCCTCGCGGCCCGCGCTGCAATTGTGGCAAGCGCGGCTGCATTGAAGCCCTGGCCGCAGGACCTGCCATTGCGCAACGCGCCCGGGCCAAACTCGGTGAGAGCCGGGATAAGCGCTCCAAAATTTTCGACTGCGTAGGTGGCAATCTCGACTTGGTTACGGCCGAAGTGGTGGGCGCGGCCTACCGTTCGGGCGACTCGCTCGCCACCACGGTCCTGCAAGAAACCGCTGACCTGCTGACCATTTGGCTCGGGAACGTCATTGACCTGCTCGAGCCGGATGTCATTGTCGTGGGCGGCGGGCTGGGCCAATTGTTGGCTTCCTGGTTCGACTACATTCGTAGCCAGTTGCCCGCCTGGTCAATCAATTCGCGCTGTCAGGAAATTCCGCTCGTGGGGGCAAGCTACGGGGAAGATTCCGGAATCGCCGGCGCTGCTGCGCTCCACTTTTCTACTTCCCGGACCTGA
- the iolC gene encoding 5-dehydro-2-deoxygluconokinase has product MDVCVLGRIGYDLYAVERNRPLAEVEHFSRHLGGSSANIAVGLARLGLRVGMISCLGKDALADYLLGFLRKEGVDIQFVRMVEGYNTSLCLTEVSPPDRFPQVFYRHQAADTRVEVAPAERAYIQQARMFVTNGTSLSASPAREATLDTLKTARQARLRTIFDVDYRASSWSSPEEAGRAARGALPCVDVVVGNEDELFVLTGERDPKDQVRVVLAAGVTLLVRKLGAKGVEAHTRDQFFSALPYPSQVVSTIGAGDAFAAGFLYALNRELVLAECLRYGNASAAIVVSRVSCADAMPYREELEEFLRATAERTSQ; this is encoded by the coding sequence TTGGACGTTTGCGTACTGGGGCGCATCGGCTACGACCTCTACGCAGTCGAGCGCAACCGACCCTTGGCCGAGGTCGAGCACTTTTCGCGTCACCTGGGCGGATCGAGCGCTAACATTGCCGTCGGCTTGGCGCGCCTGGGCTTGCGCGTCGGCATGATCAGTTGTCTCGGCAAGGATGCTCTTGCCGATTATCTTCTGGGCTTCCTCCGGAAAGAGGGCGTCGACATCCAGTTTGTGCGCATGGTCGAGGGTTACAACACTTCGTTGTGCCTGACGGAAGTATCTCCGCCCGATCGCTTTCCCCAGGTCTTCTATCGCCACCAGGCAGCCGATACGCGGGTAGAGGTCGCGCCAGCTGAACGGGCCTACATTCAGCAGGCGCGGATGTTCGTGACCAACGGGACCAGCCTCTCGGCTTCTCCTGCGCGCGAAGCCACTCTTGACACGCTGAAGACGGCACGGCAGGCCCGCCTGCGCACCATCTTTGACGTGGATTACCGAGCAAGCTCTTGGTCGTCGCCGGAAGAGGCTGGGCGGGCGGCCCGTGGTGCGTTGCCCTGTGTGGACGTTGTGGTGGGGAATGAAGATGAACTCTTTGTCCTCACCGGCGAGCGTGACCCCAAGGATCAGGTGCGAGTGGTGCTGGCTGCCGGTGTAACTCTTTTGGTACGTAAGCTCGGCGCTAAGGGTGTGGAAGCGCATACACGGGATCAATTCTTTTCGGCCTTGCCGTATCCCAGCCAGGTGGTCAGCACGATTGGTGCGGGCGATGCGTTTGCGGCTGGCTTCCTTTACGCCCTGAACCGCGAGCTTGTGCTGGCTGAGTGTTTGCGCTATGGCAACGCCTCCGCCGCCATCGTCGTCAGCCGCGTCAGTTGCGCCGATGCGATGCCGTACAGGGAGGAGCTGGAAGAGTTTCTCCGCGCGACCGCAGAGAGAACCAGCCAATAG
- a CDS encoding TIM barrel protein, whose product MSIQVANAPVSWGIMESVEPPPDYPYTRVLEELAQAGYAGTELGPYGFLPTAPAALERELARRGLTLCSAFVAMPLGNRGAHERGFAHLARTAEFIRQVGCRLLILSDEISADRSAVAGRREEANQLSWNETEWKAAEKAIRAAVARCEELGLHVAFHHHVGTHVETPEEVERLLSLFAPDELGLCLDTGHCVYGGGDPVSLLERYADRVHCVHLKDVEGVRIGEVRSQGVDFHAAVRCGVFAPLGRGVIDFSRLVALLREHRFDGWVVVEQDVLAGGRGAPAPLANATAARQYLRQLGL is encoded by the coding sequence ATGAGCATTCAAGTTGCCAATGCGCCGGTGAGCTGGGGGATTATGGAATCGGTCGAACCGCCCCCGGACTATCCCTATACGCGCGTGCTCGAGGAGCTCGCACAGGCGGGCTACGCCGGCACGGAGCTTGGTCCGTACGGCTTTCTGCCCACCGCGCCGGCCGCACTCGAGCGCGAGCTTGCGCGGCGTGGCCTGACCCTTTGCTCGGCCTTTGTGGCCATGCCGTTGGGCAACAGGGGTGCGCACGAGAGGGGTTTCGCGCACCTAGCCCGCACGGCTGAGTTCATTCGCCAGGTTGGCTGTCGGCTCTTGATTCTTTCCGATGAAATCAGCGCAGACCGCTCTGCGGTAGCGGGACGTCGCGAGGAAGCCAACCAACTCTCCTGGAATGAGACGGAGTGGAAGGCAGCGGAGAAGGCCATCCGCGCAGCGGTGGCGCGCTGTGAAGAGCTTGGCTTGCACGTGGCCTTTCACCATCACGTCGGTACACACGTGGAAACTCCCGAGGAAGTAGAGCGCCTGTTGTCCTTGTTCGCGCCGGACGAACTGGGACTCTGCCTGGACACAGGGCACTGCGTCTATGGCGGCGGCGACCCGGTAAGCCTGCTCGAGCGCTACGCCGATCGTGTCCACTGCGTGCATCTGAAGGATGTGGAGGGAGTACGTATCGGCGAAGTTCGCAGCCAGGGCGTGGACTTCCACGCCGCCGTGCGCTGCGGCGTGTTCGCTCCGCTCGGCCGCGGAGTGATAGATTTCTCCCGGTTGGTGGCCCTTTTGAGAGAGCACAGGTTCGACGGCTGGGTTGTAGTCGAACAGGACGTGCTGGCAGGCGGCCGGGGTGCCCCCGCACCACTCGCAAACGCCACCGCGGCGCGGCAATATCTTCGCCAACTGGGACTTTGA
- a CDS encoding thiamine pyrophosphate-binding protein, with amino-acid sequence MRLTGAEIVVEYLIREKVPYLVGIPGHGNLPLFDALVERRGKIEAFPVMHEQCAVHLADAYHRVSGQPLAVSTSIGPGAANTTCGVAQAYVDSSAVLVLTGSVHTYMRGHSVLQEIDRTHWANFPRVLEPIVKQWWQPSRVDQLPFVLHRAFNIMLTGRRGPVLIDLPMDVQAETADVEIPEPTQRRPRHGPGGHPQDIERAAELLAGAKRPVMLVGGGAVTAGATEEVYKLAEYLGAAVVTTWSGQGIFPEDHELYAWHPGSIGSLCANRLCQTSDVLLAVGTRFVDWTTASYTAEVYRIPPTKLIHIDLEGREIGKNYPVEVGICADAKVALGQLLAALGERLKRPHHYRNSAYFAEIGRLRQAFFDSFQERRESDAVPVTISRALAEIRKIAPRDSIWVTGAGLPQSQVYQEVPFYEPRKHITSGGFSTMGFTVPGAIGAQLAAPNRRVIGIAGDGDFLANMQELAVAVQKNLPIVYVILNNCGWQSIRNLQIGAYGDNRVINTIFENTKGERYTPNFAEAAHAFGAKGWRTDKPSEVGKFAREALDSGTTCVVEVLTHRELPLGGLSKYAWWDVPVPEYLEEPRKEYREARKAVKT; translated from the coding sequence ATGCGACTCACGGGAGCGGAGATCGTCGTCGAGTACCTGATTCGGGAGAAGGTGCCATACCTAGTGGGCATTCCGGGCCACGGCAACCTTCCCCTGTTTGACGCACTGGTGGAGCGGCGGGGGAAGATCGAGGCCTTTCCGGTGATGCACGAGCAGTGCGCTGTGCACCTGGCGGACGCCTACCACCGGGTCTCGGGCCAGCCACTGGCGGTGAGCACCTCGATCGGGCCGGGGGCGGCTAACACCACCTGCGGGGTGGCTCAGGCCTATGTCGATTCCAGCGCCGTGCTGGTGCTGACCGGCAGCGTCCACACCTACATGCGCGGGCACTCCGTCCTACAGGAGATCGATCGCACGCATTGGGCCAACTTCCCGCGCGTGCTCGAGCCCATTGTCAAGCAGTGGTGGCAGCCGAGCCGGGTCGACCAATTGCCGTTCGTCCTCCACCGCGCCTTCAACATCATGCTCACAGGTCGGCGCGGGCCAGTGCTGATCGACCTGCCAATGGACGTACAGGCCGAAACCGCCGACGTCGAGATTCCCGAGCCGACCCAGCGGCGCCCCCGGCACGGCCCGGGCGGCCATCCCCAGGACATTGAGCGTGCCGCCGAACTGCTGGCTGGCGCCAAAAGGCCGGTGATGCTGGTGGGGGGCGGTGCGGTGACCGCTGGGGCGACCGAGGAAGTGTACAAGCTGGCTGAATACCTCGGCGCGGCGGTGGTGACAACCTGGTCGGGCCAGGGCATCTTCCCTGAAGACCACGAGCTCTACGCCTGGCACCCGGGCTCGATCGGCAGCCTTTGTGCAAACCGACTCTGCCAGACTTCGGACGTGCTGCTCGCTGTGGGAACGCGGTTTGTGGACTGGACCACCGCTTCCTACACTGCGGAGGTCTATCGGATTCCTCCCACCAAGTTAATTCATATTGATCTTGAGGGACGGGAAATCGGCAAGAATTATCCAGTTGAGGTCGGAATCTGTGCCGATGCCAAGGTGGCGCTGGGCCAACTGCTGGCCGCGCTTGGGGAGCGGCTGAAGAGGCCTCACCACTACCGGAACTCTGCCTACTTCGCCGAAATCGGCCGCCTGCGGCAGGCTTTTTTTGATTCATTCCAAGAACGTCGTGAATCCGATGCGGTGCCGGTGACAATTTCGCGGGCGCTGGCTGAGATTCGTAAGATCGCACCCCGCGACTCCATTTGGGTGACCGGTGCGGGCCTGCCCCAGAGTCAGGTGTACCAGGAAGTTCCCTTCTACGAGCCACGCAAACATATCACGAGCGGTGGCTTTTCAACGATGGGGTTTACCGTGCCCGGGGCAATCGGAGCTCAGCTGGCGGCTCCGAACCGCCGCGTGATCGGGATCGCAGGTGACGGCGACTTCCTGGCCAATATGCAGGAACTGGCGGTGGCGGTGCAGAAGAACCTGCCGATTGTGTACGTCATTCTGAACAATTGCGGCTGGCAATCCATCCGGAACTTGCAGATAGGAGCCTACGGCGACAATCGTGTGATCAACACCATCTTTGAGAACACCAAGGGCGAACGCTACACACCGAACTTTGCCGAGGCCGCCCACGCCTTCGGCGCGAAAGGGTGGCGAACTGACAAGCCCAGCGAAGTGGGGAAGTTTGCTCGCGAAGCTCTGGACTCGGGCACGACCTGCGTGGTGGAGGTGCTTACCCACCGGGAACTGCCCTTGGGCGGGCTCTCGAAGTACGCTTGGTGGGATGTGCCCGTGCCGGAATACCTCGAGGAGCCGAGAAAAGAATACAGGGAAGCGCGCAAAGCGGTAAAAACCTAG